Proteins encoded within one genomic window of Pygocentrus nattereri isolate fPygNat1 chromosome 7, fPygNat1.pri, whole genome shotgun sequence:
- the LOC108434054 gene encoding extracellular calcium-sensing receptor-like — protein sequence MESIITLLNVVMAIINFSRTDGTFCSLQGERVYPQLSKDGDIIVGGIFPFHRTWKITDVSYRIKPLPLNCVSIDFRTIQFSQSLIFAIEEINNSSSLLPGVSLGYKMYDTCSSTGMGVRMAMALANGNENSTLDEPCTKPAQVQAIIGETYSSVSMAIAQSIGPFSIPLISHDATCECLSDKRKYPSFLRTVPSDYYQSRAMAEMVKQFGWTWVGALRRDDDYGNNGMAAFTEAAEQLGVCLEYSLPFFRTYSQEKVLRIIQQIKSSTSRVIVAFVTSWDFEILLHVFHEYNITGYQWVGTEGWITDSTVARLDKHKILQGAIGVALAQTKVTGLKDFILDIMPLQSAGSAIFTEFWEALFNCKYTVQNESEDATVCTGQEKLSERDNAFTDLSLMPIFCNVYKGVYAVAHTLHDLLGCTQTCPTKKQPDPLTFLEHLKRVRFKTKDGEDVYFDKNGDPVAKYEIINWQTVEDHHDFVTVGLYDSSFPALNRLAVKMNSIVWAQNTNQVPVSVCSESCLPGTRKAVQKGKPICCFDCIPCAEGEISNMTDAIKCERCYQDYWSNAHRNECVKKEIEFLSYEEIMGILLTAVSIIGAFMTIIIAIIFFKHKNTPIVKANNSELSFLLLFSLALCFLCSLTFIGRPSEWSCVLRHTVFGITFVLCISCVLGKTIVVLMAFRATLPGSNVMKWFGPLQQKLSVLAFTLIQVLICMLWLTTFPPFPFKNLNYFKEKIILECQLGSAIGFWAVLGYIGFLALLCFILAFLARKLPDKFNEAKFITFSMLIFCAVWITFIPAYVSSPGKFTVAVEIFAILASSFGLLFCIFLPKCYIIIMKPENNTKKQIMGKVPFK from the exons atggaGTCTATCATTACTCTGTTGAATGTGGTAATGGCTATCATCAATTTTTCCAGAACAGATGGAACTTTCTGCAGCCTGCAAGGAGAGCGGGTATACCCCCAGCTTTCAAAGGATGGTGATATCATAGTTGGAGGGATTTTCCCCTTCCACAGAACTTGGAAAATAACAGACGTGTCTTATAGGATCAAACCATTACCACTGAATTGTGTTAG CATTGATTTCAGAACCATCCAGTTTTCACAGTCCTTGATTTTTGCAATAGAAGAGATCAACAACAGCTCCTCTTTACTCCCTGGAGTCTCACTGGGATACAAGATGTATGACACATGTAGTTCCACAGGTATGGGGGTCAGAATGGCTATGGCACTTGCTAATGGAAATGAGAACTCAACGTTAGATGAGCCCTGCACAAAGCCAGCACAGGTGCAAGCCATAATTGGCGAGACATACTCATCAGTATCAATGGCTATCGCACAGAGCATAGGACCTTTCAGCATTCCCTTA ATCAGTCATGATGCCACCTGCGAGTGTCTCAGTGACAAAAGGAAATATCCCTCATTTTTGCGCACTGTTCCCAGTGATTACTACCAGAGCAGAGCAATGGCAGAGATGGTCAAGCAGTTTGGCTGGACCTGGGTGGGCGCATTAAGAAGAGATGATGATTATGGTAACAACGGGATGGCTGCATTTACTGAAGCTGCAGAACAGCTGGGCGTTTGTCTAGAATATTCACTTCCATTTTTTAGAACTTACTCACAAGAaaaagtgctgagaataatccagcAGATCAAAAGCTCTACTTCTCGAGTGATTGTGGCATTTGTCACTTCTTGGGACTTTGAAATTTTGCTGCATGTATTTCATGAGTACAATATTACTGGATACCAGTGGGTGGGGACTGAAGGTTGGATTACTGATTCAACTGTAGCCAGACTGGATAAGCACAAAATACTGCAAGGAGCCATAGGGGTAGCTTTAGCCCAAACAAAGGTAACTGGTCTGAAGGATTTCATTCTAGATATAATGCCACTTCAGTCTGCTGGCAGCGCCATTTTTACTGAGTTCTGGGAGGCTTTGTTTAACTGCAAATACACAGTTCAGAATGAGTCAGAAGATGCAACAGTGTGCACAGGACAGGAGAAACTGTCTGAAAGGGACAACGCCTTCACAGATTTGTCTTTGATGCCCATTTTCTGTAATGTGTACAAGGGAGTATATGCTGTTGCCCACACCTTACATGACCTTCTCGGATGCACGCAAACATGTCCTACAAAGAAGCAGCCAGATCCTCTCACT TTTCTAGAACATCTCAAAAGGGTGCGTTTCAAAACCAAAGATGGTGAAGatgtttattttgataaaaatggGGACCCTGTtgctaaatatgaaataataaactggcaaacTGTTGAAGATCATCATGACTTTGTCACTGTTGGACTTTATGACTCTTCTTTTCCTGCTCTCAATCGAttagctgtaaaaatgaactctATTGTGTGGGCACAAAATACAAATCAG GTGccagtgtctgtgtgcagtgagagctgcCTTCCAGGAACTaggaaggctgtgcagaaaggaaagcctatctgctgctttgactgtataccatgtgccgaaggagagatcagtaaTATGACAG ATGCAATTAAATGTGAACGATGCTATCAAGACTATTGGTCAAATGCACACAGGAATGAATGTGTAAAGAAGGAAATTGAATTCTTGTCATATGAGGAAATAATGGGAATTTTGCTGACAGCTGTTTCAATTATTGGTGCCtttatgacaataataatagcaattatATTCTTCAAACATAAAAATACCCCAATAGTCAAAGCCAACAACTCAGAGCTGAGTTTCTTGTTGCTCTTCTCTTTGGCTTTGTGTTTCCtctgttcacttactttcattggTCGGCCCTCTGAGTGGTCCTGTGTGCTGCGTCACACAGTGTTTGGGATCACCttcgtcctctgcatctcctgtgttctggggaaaacaatagtggtgttaatggccttcagagctacacttccaggcagtaatgtcatgaaatggtttgggcctctACAGCAGAAACTCAGTGTTCTTGCTTTCACTCTCATACAGGTCCTTATTTGCATGCTTTGGCTGACAACATTCCCTCCTTTCCCCTTCAAAAATCTAAACTACTTCAAGGAAAAGATCATCCTAGAATGTCAGTTAGGTTCAGCTataggtttctgggctgtgctgggCTATATAGGATTTCtggctcttttgtgttttattttggcttttctggctcggaagctgcctgataagtttaatgaagccaagttcatcacattcagcatgctcatattctgtgcagtGTGGATCACCTTCATcccagcttatgtcagctctcctggaaagttcactgtagctgtggaGATATTTGCTATTTTGGCCTCAAGCTTTGGTTTGTTATTCTGTATCTTTCTTCCAAAGTGTTACATAATCATAATGAAACCAGAAAACAACACTAAAAAGCAAATTATGGGTAAAGTGCCGTTTAAGTGA